One Phenylobacterium hankyongense DNA segment encodes these proteins:
- a CDS encoding TonB-dependent receptor plug domain-containing protein has product MHKQRAAGSRGSQSRRGQYFGSASFAAALLLAQVAGVGVAHAADAADASTQLDEVIVTASRVDRAGFTAPTPTTTVGLQELQKSGTTNVADFLNTIPAFGAATTPASTAHNSVGSGLNLVNLRSLGANRTLVLVDRERFTPSTATGRVDLNVIPTVMIERVEVVTGGASAAWGSDAVAGVVNLIFKKNLDGFAGEVTGGLSQQGDNQDIKTALSWGGTALDGRARLSIAGEYEDNRGIGRNSGRDILAQNYNVIANPTYKLGNGQPQNYVTSNVNVSTATLGGVVTTGPFAGQQFAPGGALVPFTYGTMRGSQYMIGGSGISVDNSINAAQLSQFANPVRRGNLYLRTSWDVTDNVEATVDASYAQSTSEGYLSIPYDLGTITIQRDNAYLTAAERAALTAANVTSFKMGRINQDVSYNYPVNETETQRFSFGLKGKFDALGTTWKWDGYVATGLTHFTQKIQGNRITANWTQAIDAVVNPANGQIVCRSTLTNPTNGCVPINLFGQGSPSAAASRYVTGTSMLAADFRQDAGAVNISGEPFSVPAGPVSIAAGLEFRRESVHQVADAISNANGFNIGNPHDINGSEGVKEAFVETVVPLLKDMTLVKSLDFNGAIRETEYQTSGAVTTWKAGLSWSVTDDLRVRAARSKDIRAPALGELYASYILSKGTLTDPAKNNQQFQVDTPQQGNVNLVPETADTTTFGVVYQPSFISGLNISVDYYNIDLHDAISALGSQDIVNRCYAGVAEMCQYVERNAAGELTRVTRANINLSELKTAGVDFEVAYNTPLSRLYEPLPGDLSLRFLGTYTDYLTSVDTNIVQQLVNAVGFGANGIPQWKWSASATWRNGPLTLYSQLRYTEGGRYDNLKDAAGVYTTQVLGGKNWFDGQYITDLSVQYELQPSAGRSVTLFGSVKNVFDTIGPPVGIGYILPGPTNFSFYDDIGRQFQIGARFHY; this is encoded by the coding sequence ATGCACAAGCAACGCGCGGCGGGCAGCAGAGGTTCGCAATCTAGACGAGGCCAGTATTTCGGGAGCGCCAGCTTTGCGGCGGCCCTGCTTCTAGCCCAGGTCGCCGGGGTGGGCGTGGCCCATGCCGCCGACGCGGCGGACGCCAGCACCCAGCTTGATGAGGTGATCGTCACCGCCTCGCGCGTCGACCGCGCCGGATTCACCGCGCCGACGCCGACCACCACGGTGGGGCTGCAGGAGCTCCAGAAGTCCGGCACCACCAACGTCGCGGACTTCCTGAACACCATCCCGGCCTTCGGCGCCGCGACCACGCCGGCTTCCACGGCGCACAACTCGGTCGGCTCCGGCCTCAACCTGGTGAACCTGCGCAGCCTGGGCGCCAACCGCACCCTGGTGCTGGTGGACCGCGAGCGCTTCACCCCGTCGACCGCCACGGGCCGCGTCGACCTGAACGTCATCCCCACCGTCATGATCGAGCGGGTGGAAGTGGTCACCGGCGGCGCCTCCGCCGCCTGGGGCTCCGACGCCGTGGCCGGCGTGGTGAACCTGATCTTCAAGAAGAACCTGGACGGCTTCGCCGGCGAGGTGACCGGCGGGCTCAGCCAGCAGGGCGACAACCAGGACATCAAGACCGCCCTGTCCTGGGGCGGCACGGCCCTGGACGGTCGGGCGCGGCTCTCGATCGCCGGCGAATATGAGGACAACAGGGGGATCGGCCGAAACTCCGGCCGCGACATCCTGGCGCAGAACTATAACGTCATCGCCAACCCGACCTACAAGCTCGGCAACGGCCAGCCGCAGAACTACGTCACCAGCAACGTCAACGTCTCGACCGCCACCCTGGGCGGGGTTGTCACCACCGGGCCGTTCGCCGGCCAGCAGTTCGCGCCGGGCGGCGCCCTCGTGCCGTTCACCTACGGCACGATGCGCGGCAGCCAGTACATGATCGGCGGCAGCGGCATCAGCGTCGACAACTCGATCAACGCGGCGCAGCTGAGCCAGTTCGCGAACCCGGTTCGCCGCGGCAACCTCTACCTGCGCACCTCGTGGGATGTCACCGACAACGTCGAAGCAACCGTCGATGCGAGCTACGCCCAGTCGACTTCCGAGGGCTACCTGAGCATCCCCTACGACCTGGGCACCATCACCATCCAGCGTGACAACGCCTACCTGACGGCGGCGGAGCGGGCCGCGCTGACGGCGGCCAACGTCACCAGCTTCAAGATGGGCCGGATCAACCAGGACGTCAGCTACAACTACCCGGTCAACGAAACCGAAACCCAGCGGTTCAGCTTCGGGCTGAAGGGCAAGTTCGACGCGCTCGGCACCACCTGGAAGTGGGACGGCTACGTCGCCACCGGCCTCACCCACTTCACGCAGAAGATCCAGGGCAACCGGATCACCGCCAACTGGACCCAGGCCATCGACGCCGTGGTCAATCCGGCCAACGGCCAGATCGTCTGCCGCTCGACCCTGACCAATCCCACCAACGGCTGCGTGCCGATCAACCTGTTCGGCCAGGGCTCTCCGTCAGCGGCGGCCTCGCGGTATGTGACCGGCACCTCGATGCTGGCGGCGGACTTCCGGCAGGACGCCGGAGCGGTGAACATCTCGGGCGAGCCGTTCAGCGTCCCCGCCGGCCCGGTCTCGATCGCCGCCGGCCTCGAGTTCCGCCGGGAGTCGGTCCACCAGGTCGCCGACGCGATCTCCAACGCCAACGGGTTCAACATCGGCAACCCGCACGACATCAACGGCTCGGAAGGCGTCAAGGAAGCCTTCGTCGAGACGGTCGTGCCGCTGCTCAAGGACATGACGCTCGTCAAGTCCCTGGACTTCAACGGCGCCATCCGGGAAACCGAATACCAGACCAGCGGCGCGGTCACGACGTGGAAGGCCGGCCTCAGCTGGTCCGTCACCGACGACCTGCGGGTGCGGGCGGCCCGGTCGAAGGACATCCGCGCCCCGGCCCTGGGCGAACTCTACGCCTCCTACATCCTGTCCAAGGGCACGCTGACCGACCCGGCCAAGAACAACCAGCAGTTCCAGGTCGACACGCCGCAACAGGGCAACGTCAACCTGGTGCCGGAGACCGCCGACACCACCACCTTCGGCGTGGTCTACCAGCCGTCGTTCATCAGCGGCCTCAACATCTCGGTGGACTACTACAACATCGACCTCCACGACGCGATCTCGGCCCTGGGGTCGCAGGACATCGTCAACCGCTGCTACGCGGGCGTGGCGGAAATGTGCCAGTACGTGGAGCGCAACGCGGCCGGCGAGCTCACCCGGGTGACCCGGGCGAACATCAACCTGTCGGAGCTGAAGACCGCCGGCGTCGACTTCGAAGTCGCCTACAACACCCCGCTGTCGCGGCTCTATGAGCCGCTGCCGGGCGACCTCAGCCTGCGCTTCCTAGGCACCTACACCGACTACCTGACCTCGGTGGACACCAACATCGTCCAGCAACTGGTCAACGCCGTGGGCTTCGGCGCCAACGGCATCCCGCAGTGGAAGTGGAGCGCCAGCGCCACCTGGCGCAACGGCCCGCTGACCCTCTACAGCCAGCTGCGCTATACGGAAGGCGGTCGCTACGACAACCTCAAGGACGCCGCCGGCGTCTACACGACCCAGGTGCTGGGCGGGAAGAACTGGTTCGACGGCCAGTACATCACCGACCTGTCCGTGCAGTACGAGCTTCAGCCGAGCGCGGGCCGCAGCGTCACCCTGTTCGGCAGCGTCAAGAACGTGTTCGACACCATCGGTCCGCCGGTGGGCATCGGCTACATCCTGCCGGGCCCGACGAACTTCTCGTTCTACGACGACATCGGCCGGCAGTTCCAGATCGGCGCCCGCTTCCACTACTAG
- a CDS encoding M20/M25/M40 family metallo-hydrolase, translated as MKLITGALMSALLAGVALPAAAADLAPSKIAPATLSKLKALQASAQYKVAAAKLDADWDRTIQDVVTLTEIEAPPFKEETRGKAYMEMLKAHGLTDVQMDKVGNVYGFRKGAGGGPLLVITGHLDTVFPAGTNVKVKHDGDKLSAPGIADDTASLAMLLAFARAMDAAKIKTKSDIIFMGDVGEEGQGDLRGMRYLFSDSPLANQIKYFISFEPGLDRVTNGGVGSKRYLATFKGPGGHSLGAFGIVNPSYALGNFLVEFGKTKVPTTARTVFNVGVIKGGTSVNSIPFAMSAEIDMRSDGKAELKEVEDRYLSILPEAVAKENADRSTKSGPIVLENKLIGDRPVGQTDPQSTIVQTAGASMLAGGVPPKFTFGSTDANIPMSLGKEAITLGSGFNGARGHSLDEYLVVNRETLKYMKINLATVLALAGAEVR; from the coding sequence ATGAAACTCATCACCGGTGCGCTGATGTCGGCGCTCCTGGCCGGCGTGGCGCTGCCTGCGGCCGCGGCCGACCTTGCGCCGTCGAAGATCGCGCCCGCCACCTTGAGCAAGCTGAAGGCCCTGCAGGCGAGCGCCCAGTACAAGGTCGCCGCCGCCAAGCTGGACGCCGACTGGGACCGCACGATCCAGGACGTGGTCACGCTGACCGAGATTGAGGCCCCGCCGTTCAAGGAAGAGACCCGCGGCAAGGCCTATATGGAAATGCTCAAGGCCCACGGCCTGACCGACGTGCAGATGGACAAGGTCGGCAACGTCTACGGCTTCCGCAAAGGCGCCGGCGGCGGTCCGCTGCTGGTGATCACCGGCCACCTGGACACGGTCTTCCCGGCCGGCACCAACGTGAAGGTCAAGCACGACGGCGACAAGCTGTCTGCCCCCGGCATCGCCGACGACACCGCCAGCCTGGCGATGCTGCTGGCCTTCGCCCGGGCGATGGACGCGGCCAAGATCAAGACCAAGTCCGACATCATCTTCATGGGGGACGTCGGCGAAGAGGGGCAGGGCGACCTGCGCGGCATGCGCTACCTGTTCAGCGACAGCCCTCTGGCCAACCAGATCAAGTACTTCATCTCGTTCGAGCCGGGCCTCGACAGGGTGACCAACGGCGGCGTCGGCTCCAAGCGCTACCTCGCCACCTTCAAGGGTCCGGGCGGCCACAGCCTGGGCGCCTTCGGCATCGTCAACCCCTCCTATGCGCTGGGCAACTTCCTGGTGGAATTCGGCAAGACCAAGGTGCCGACCACCGCCCGCACGGTGTTCAACGTCGGCGTCATCAAGGGCGGCACGTCCGTCAACTCGATCCCGTTCGCCATGTCGGCCGAGATCGACATGCGCTCCGACGGCAAGGCCGAGCTGAAGGAAGTGGAGGACCGCTACCTGTCGATCCTGCCGGAAGCGGTCGCCAAGGAGAACGCCGATCGCTCCACCAAGAGCGGCCCGATCGTGCTCGAAAACAAGCTGATCGGCGACCGTCCGGTGGGCCAGACCGATCCGCAGTCGACCATCGTCCAGACCGCCGGCGCCTCGATGCTGGCCGGCGGCGTGCCGCCGAAGTTCACCTTCGGCTCGACCGACGCCAACATCCCGATGAGCCTGGGCAAGGAGGCGATCACTCTCGGCTCCGGCTTCAACGGCGCGCGCGGGCACTCGCTCGACGAGTACCTGGTCGTGAACCGCGAGACCCTCAAGTACATGAAGATCAACCTCGCCACCGTGCTCGCTCTCGCCGGTGCGGAGGTGCGCTGA